In Flavobacterium luteolum, the DNA window CAAGAATTTTCTACGTGACATTGAAGTTTCGGCGTAAGCCACAACTTCCTGCAAAAGTGCAAAACCAATCTCTTGTTCAGCAACTGGTTTTCCAGACATAAATTTTTCCAGCTTTTCTACATCTTTATAAGAGTAGTACGCCAGACAATGTCCTTCTCCACCATCACGACCTGCACGACCCGTTTCCTGATAGTAGCTTTCTAATGATTTTGGAATATCATGGTGAATTACAAAACGAACGTCTGGTTTATCAATTCCCATTCCGAATGCAATTGTTGCCACAACGACATCAACATCTTCCATCAAGAACATATCCTGATGTTTGGCCCGGGTTTTGGCATCTAAACCTGCGTGATAAGGAACAGCACTGATTCCGTTTACTTGTAAAACTTCGGCAATCGATTCTACTTTTTTACGGCTTAAGCAGTAAATAATTCCAGATTTGCCTTTATGCTGTTTGATAAATCGAATAATATCCGACTCGATGTTTTTTGTTTTTGTACGAACTTCATAGTACAAGTTCGGTCTATTAAACGATGCTTTAAAAGTATTTGCATCGGCCATATCAAGGTTTTTCAGAATATCTTCCTGAACCTTTGGCGTTGCAGTTGCGGTAAGTCCAATAATTGGAACTTTACCCAGCTGCTTTATTATATTTCTCAGATTTCTATACTCTGGTCTAAAGTCATGTCCCCATTCTGAGATACAGTGCGCTTCATCGATAGCAACAAAAGAAATAGGAACACTTTGTAAAAAGGCTACGTATTCTTCTTTTGTTAATGATTCGGGGGCGACATACAAAAGTTTGGTCAATCCAGACGTAATATCTTTTTTAACCTGAGCAATTTCTGTTTTGGTTAGAGAGGAGTTTAATACATGTGCAATTCCATTTTCAGACGAAAGGCTTCGAATTGCATCAACCTGATTTTTCATCAAAGCAATTAAAGGAGAAACAACAATTGCTGTTCCTTCTTGAATTAAAGCTGGCAGTTGATAACAAAGAGACTTTCCTCCGCCAGTCGGCATTATTACGAACGTATTCTTCTCGTCTAAAATACTCGTAATGACTTGCTCCTGCAAGCCTTTAAATTGGCTAAAGCCGAAATACTTCTTTAATTCTTTATGTATTTCAATTTCATTTGAATTCATTCTCTATATTAACTGTATTTTGTATAAATTTGCAACACATAAAGATACAACTTTCTTTTATACATACAAATTTTAAATATTCTGTTTTGATCACAAAAGAAAATATATTGGCGATTGCCAAGAAAACAATACTCTCTGAAAGTGAAGCAATTACAAAACTAATTGATTTTTTGGACGAAAATTTTTACGAAGCTGTCCAACGTATATACGAATCTAAAGGTCGTTTGATCGTTACAGGAATTGGAAAAAGCGCGATCATTGCACAAAAAATGGTGGCTACTTTTAACTCAACTGGAACTCCTTCCATGTTTTTGCATGCAGCAGAAGCTATTCACGGTGATTTAGGAATGATCCAAAATGATGACGTCATTATCTGCATTTCTAAAAGCGGGAACAGTCCAGAAATTAAAGTCCTAGTTCCTTTATTAAAAAGATTCGGAAACACTTTGATTGCCATTACAGGAAATACAACTTCATTTTTGGCAAAAGGCTCTGATATAGTTTTAAATACAACTGTTGACACAGAAGCTTGCCCTATCAATTTAGCTCCTACAAATAGCACAACAGCACAGCTTGTAATGGGTGATGCTTTAGCAGTTTGCTTAATGGAAATGCGTGATTTTAAACCAGAAGATTTTGCGGTTTATCATCCAGGAGGCGCTTTAGGAAAAAAATTACTGCTTCGTGTAAAAGACATGATCGAGCATTCATTAAAACCAGCTGTCACTCCAGAAACTTCTATCAAAAAAGCAATTTTTGAAATCTCTGAAAAAAGATTAGGAGTTACTGCAGTAATTGAAGACCATAAAATTGTTGGAATTATTACTGATGGAGACATCCGAAGAATGCTAAATGACGTAGATAGTATTGCCAACTTAACTGCAAGGGATATTATGTCTAAAAATCCAAAAGTAGTTTCGTCTGAAACTATGGCTATCGATGCATTAAACATCTTAGAAGACTTTTCGATTACACAATTGATCGTTGCGGATAACGGAGAATATAAAGGAGTTTTACATTTACATGACATTTTAAAAGAAGGAATCGTATAATGGCAAAGAAAAATCTTGGCGAAATGTCATTTTTGGATCATCTTGAAGAACTAAGATGGTTATTGGTTAGAAGTACACTTGCAACAATTATCATGGCAATTGTTACTTATTTTATTAGTGATTATTTATTTGATCAAATTATTTTAGGTCCAATTAGACCAACATTCTTTACGTATGTTTGGTTTTGCGACTTATCTCATTCATTAGGATTTGCAGACAGCATCTGTATTACAGAACTGAACTTCATTATTCAAAATACTGAAATGGAAGGCCAGGTAAATATTTTTGTCTGGATGTGTCTTTTGGCAGGTTTCATCTTAAGCTTCCCTTATATTTTATGGGAAATTTGGAAGTTTATCAGCCCTGCACTTTATGAGAAAGAAAGAAAAAATGCGAAACTATTCATCTTCGTATCTTCCTTACTTTTCTTCTTAGGAGTATTATTTGGATACTTTGTTGTAATTCCTATGTCGGTAAACTTCGTTGCTACTTTCTCTATCAGTGATGTGGTAAAAAACCAGTTTACATTAGAATCTTATATGGGAATGGTTAAAACAAGTATTCTTGGAAGTGCCATCTTTTTTGAACTTCCAATTGCTATTTATTTCTTAACAAAATTAGGATTAGTAACTCCTCAATTCTTAAGAAAATATTGGAAATATGCCGTCGTAATTATTTTAATTATTGCTGCAATCGTAACGCCACCAGATGTTGTGAGCCAGACTATTGTTGCAATTCCGATGTTGCTTATTTATGAGGTTAGTATTCTAATTTCGAAGATTGTCTATAAAAATAAATTAAAAGAAGAAAATGTCTGATATAGTTCAAGAATTTAACGACTATCGTTCTAAAATGAACGAAAAACTGCTTGCTGACAACAACAAAATTGTAAAGCGAATTTTTAATCTTGACACCAATGCGTATGCAGAAGGTGCTCTTGATGTAAAAACAAAAGAGCTTTTAGGTTTGGTAGCATCAGCAGTTTTAAGATGTGACGACTGTGTAAAATACCATTTAGAAACTAGCTATAAAGAAGGTGTTTCTAAAGAAGAAATGATGGAAGCAATGGGAATTGCCACTCTTGTTGGAGGAACAATTGTAGTTCCTCATTTAAGAAGAGCTTACGAATTCTGGGAAGCGCTTGAAGAGCAAGGCAAATAATTAGAAAATGTGTCAATTTGATAATTAGATAATTTCTCTTGAAATGCGCTAATTATTTAATTTTGAA includes these proteins:
- the tatC gene encoding twin-arginine translocase subunit TatC → MAKKNLGEMSFLDHLEELRWLLVRSTLATIIMAIVTYFISDYLFDQIILGPIRPTFFTYVWFCDLSHSLGFADSICITELNFIIQNTEMEGQVNIFVWMCLLAGFILSFPYILWEIWKFISPALYEKERKNAKLFIFVSSLLFFLGVLFGYFVVIPMSVNFVATFSISDVVKNQFTLESYMGMVKTSILGSAIFFELPIAIYFLTKLGLVTPQFLRKYWKYAVVIILIIAAIVTPPDVVSQTIVAIPMLLIYEVSILISKIVYKNKLKEENV
- a CDS encoding KpsF/GutQ family sugar-phosphate isomerase → MITKENILAIAKKTILSESEAITKLIDFLDENFYEAVQRIYESKGRLIVTGIGKSAIIAQKMVATFNSTGTPSMFLHAAEAIHGDLGMIQNDDVIICISKSGNSPEIKVLVPLLKRFGNTLIAITGNTTSFLAKGSDIVLNTTVDTEACPINLAPTNSTTAQLVMGDALAVCLMEMRDFKPEDFAVYHPGGALGKKLLLRVKDMIEHSLKPAVTPETSIKKAIFEISEKRLGVTAVIEDHKIVGIITDGDIRRMLNDVDSIANLTARDIMSKNPKVVSSETMAIDALNILEDFSITQLIVADNGEYKGVLHLHDILKEGIV
- the recQ gene encoding DNA helicase RecQ — encoded protein: MNSNEIEIHKELKKYFGFSQFKGLQEQVITSILDEKNTFVIMPTGGGKSLCYQLPALIQEGTAIVVSPLIALMKNQVDAIRSLSSENGIAHVLNSSLTKTEIAQVKKDITSGLTKLLYVAPESLTKEEYVAFLQSVPISFVAIDEAHCISEWGHDFRPEYRNLRNIIKQLGKVPIIGLTATATPKVQEDILKNLDMADANTFKASFNRPNLYYEVRTKTKNIESDIIRFIKQHKGKSGIIYCLSRKKVESIAEVLQVNGISAVPYHAGLDAKTRAKHQDMFLMEDVDVVVATIAFGMGIDKPDVRFVIHHDIPKSLESYYQETGRAGRDGGEGHCLAYYSYKDVEKLEKFMSGKPVAEQEIGFALLQEVVAYAETSMSRRKFLLHYFGEEFDSETGEGADMDDNVRNPKHKVEAKEQVVKLLEIVRDTKHIYKSKEIVFTLIGRINAVIKAHKTDTQPYFGSGSDHDEKYWMALLRQVLVSGYLSKDIETYGVIKITKAGLDFIKKPVSFMMSEDHEYTEADDETIVTGGKSSGTADEVLTGMLRELRKKVAKKLGVPPFVVFQDPSIEDMALKYPITIQELYNIHGVGEGKAKKYGSEFVALISRYVEDNDIIRPDDLVVKSTGVNSANKLYIIQNIDRKLSLNDIASAKGLTMDALIKEMEQIVYSGTKLNIKYWLDDILDDDQQEEIHDYFMESESDKIEDALKEFDGDYDIDELRLMRIKFISEVAN
- a CDS encoding carboxymuconolactone decarboxylase family protein; this translates as MSDIVQEFNDYRSKMNEKLLADNNKIVKRIFNLDTNAYAEGALDVKTKELLGLVASAVLRCDDCVKYHLETSYKEGVSKEEMMEAMGIATLVGGTIVVPHLRRAYEFWEALEEQGK